In Luteibacter mycovicinus, a genomic segment contains:
- a CDS encoding CheR family methyltransferase → MNALVNNGDSVVPASAAGPSLGDADFAFLRDFVLQHCGISLGEHKRQLVQGRLLRRLRTLRLDGFSAYCDLLRRDPDGELGELASCISTNVTSFFREMHHYDLLVDELLPRWLEEKRNGGRLRIWSAGCSTGEEPYAIAMVLAEAMERMGVNIDAKILATDLSPQALEFGRKGVYPVDRLTGVSEARRKRWFLRGEGSFDGFAQVHPRLRELVTIQPLNLLHDWPMQGKFDAIFCRNVVIYFDKPTKQRLFSRYAGMLESRGYLFLGHSESMYGLSEDFDLIGRTVYRKRT, encoded by the coding sequence ATGAATGCGCTCGTCAACAACGGCGACAGCGTCGTACCGGCGAGCGCAGCGGGCCCGAGCCTGGGCGACGCGGACTTCGCCTTCCTTCGCGACTTCGTGCTTCAGCATTGCGGTATCTCGCTAGGCGAGCACAAGCGCCAGCTCGTCCAGGGGCGTCTGCTCCGCCGGCTGCGCACGCTTCGCCTCGACGGTTTCTCGGCGTACTGCGATCTGCTTCGTCGCGATCCGGACGGCGAACTGGGTGAACTGGCCAGCTGCATCAGCACCAACGTCACCTCGTTCTTCCGTGAGATGCACCATTACGACCTGCTCGTGGACGAGCTCCTGCCACGCTGGCTTGAAGAAAAGCGCAACGGTGGACGCCTGCGCATCTGGTCGGCCGGTTGCTCCACGGGCGAAGAACCGTACGCCATCGCCATGGTGCTGGCCGAGGCCATGGAGCGGATGGGCGTCAACATCGACGCGAAGATTCTCGCGACCGACCTGTCACCGCAGGCGCTGGAATTCGGGCGCAAAGGCGTCTACCCGGTCGACCGCCTGACGGGCGTGAGCGAAGCGCGTCGCAAGCGCTGGTTCCTGCGCGGCGAAGGCTCGTTCGACGGTTTCGCCCAGGTGCACCCGCGCCTGCGCGAGCTCGTCACCATCCAGCCGCTCAACCTGCTTCACGACTGGCCCATGCAGGGCAAGTTCGACGCCATTTTCTGCCGCAACGTCGTCATCTATTTCGATAAGCCGACCAAGCAGCGCCTGTTCTCCCGTTATGCCGGCATGCTGGAAAGCCGCGGCTACCTTTTCCTCGGTCACTCGGAATCCATGTACGGACTGTCCGAAGACTTCGACCTCATCGGTCGAACCGTTTATCGGAAACGCACATGA
- a CDS encoding chemotaxis protein CheW, with translation MNQAANTAIDASDEAAQYLTVNLGNEEYAVDILAVREIRGWTPVTRIPQAPSYVLGVLNLRGAIVPVLDLRLRFNLAREEYTATTVTVIVMVNGRQFGVVVDAVSDVVEVAPGGIRPVPDMGTTVDTEYLKGLTSVGERMVLLLDVDRLLQPQDAQMLEAALASTDVKAVA, from the coding sequence ATGAATCAAGCAGCCAATACCGCCATCGACGCGTCCGACGAGGCCGCGCAGTACCTGACCGTCAACCTCGGTAACGAGGAATACGCGGTGGATATCCTCGCCGTCCGCGAAATCCGCGGCTGGACACCGGTGACGCGCATCCCGCAGGCACCGTCCTATGTGCTGGGTGTGCTGAACCTGCGCGGCGCGATCGTGCCGGTGCTCGATCTTCGCCTGCGCTTCAATCTGGCGCGCGAGGAATACACCGCCACCACCGTGACCGTCATCGTCATGGTCAACGGTCGCCAGTTCGGCGTGGTGGTCGATGCCGTCTCCGACGTGGTGGAGGTCGCTCCCGGCGGCATCCGTCCGGTTCCCGACATGGGCACCACCGTCGATACCGAATACCTGAAGGGCCTCACGTCCGTCGGCGAGCGCATGGTGTTGCTGCTCGACGTCGACCGTCTCCTGCAGCCGCAGGACGCCCAGATGCTGGAAGCCGCGCTGGCTTCCACCGACGTCAAAGCCGTCGCCTGA
- a CDS encoding response regulator has protein sequence MAKILAVDDSASMRSMVAFTLRGAGHDVEEADNGQAALDSAAVHKFDLILADVNMPVMDGITMVREIRTRPDYRGVPILMLTTESNPEKKMEGKAAGATGWLVKPFDPEQLLATVGRVLG, from the coding sequence ATGGCTAAGATTCTTGCGGTAGACGACTCGGCCTCCATGCGCAGCATGGTTGCTTTCACCCTGCGTGGCGCCGGCCACGACGTCGAAGAAGCCGATAACGGCCAGGCGGCGCTCGATTCGGCTGCCGTGCACAAGTTCGACCTGATCCTGGCCGACGTGAACATGCCGGTGATGGACGGCATCACGATGGTCCGCGAGATCCGCACCCGTCCGGACTACCGTGGCGTGCCGATCCTCATGCTGACCACCGAGTCCAATCCGGAAAAGAAGATGGAAGGCAAGGCGGCTGGCGCGACCGGCTGGCTGGTCAAGCCGTTCGATCCGGAACAGCTGCTGGCTACCGTCGGCCGCGTGCTCGGCTGA
- a CDS encoding protein-glutamate methylesterase/protein-glutamine glutaminase gives MQKVRVLIVDDSALVRKVLSTMLESDPGIEVVGTAADPLIAREKIKQLNPDVLTLDVEMPRMDGLTFLENLMRLRPMPVVMVSTLTEKGADVTLRALELGAIDFFTKPSADLANTFMEHAPEICAKVRLAAGAKPRERSEVMQLDHPRHEPRHDAARLEVPPRLSADAVLPRAQTAGSRGGTRIIAIGASTGGTEAIRVVLAAMPPTAPPIVITQHIPAAFSGPFAARMDTCSAMRVCEARDGQPIQPGHAYIAPGSQHLLVMWDGARHVCRLHDGPPVNRHKPAVDVLFRSMAASVGAATIGVLLTGMGDDGARGLGELKEIGAPTLVQDEASSVVWGMPGAAWKAGAASEMLPLDAIAARLLALAQTPVSAAARVGT, from the coding sequence ATGCAGAAAGTACGCGTTCTCATCGTCGACGATTCGGCCCTGGTGCGTAAGGTGCTGTCGACCATGCTCGAGTCCGATCCGGGCATCGAGGTGGTCGGTACCGCCGCGGACCCGCTGATCGCGCGTGAGAAGATCAAGCAGCTCAATCCCGACGTGCTCACGCTCGACGTCGAGATGCCGCGCATGGATGGCCTGACCTTCCTCGAAAACCTGATGCGCCTGCGTCCGATGCCGGTGGTGATGGTGTCGACGCTGACCGAGAAGGGCGCGGACGTCACGCTGCGCGCGCTCGAACTCGGTGCCATCGACTTCTTCACCAAGCCGTCGGCGGACCTCGCCAACACCTTCATGGAGCACGCGCCGGAGATCTGCGCCAAGGTTCGCCTTGCCGCCGGCGCCAAGCCGCGCGAGCGCTCCGAGGTGATGCAGCTGGATCATCCGCGCCACGAACCGCGTCACGACGCCGCTCGCCTCGAAGTGCCGCCGCGCCTTTCCGCCGACGCGGTGCTGCCGCGCGCACAGACCGCCGGCAGTCGTGGCGGCACGCGCATCATCGCCATCGGTGCCTCCACCGGCGGTACCGAGGCCATTCGTGTGGTGCTCGCGGCCATGCCGCCGACCGCACCACCCATCGTCATTACCCAGCACATCCCGGCCGCGTTCAGCGGTCCGTTCGCCGCGCGCATGGATACCTGCTCGGCGATGCGCGTGTGCGAGGCCCGCGACGGGCAGCCGATCCAGCCTGGCCACGCGTACATCGCGCCGGGCAGCCAGCACCTCCTCGTGATGTGGGACGGGGCCAGGCACGTGTGTCGTCTGCACGACGGCCCCCCGGTCAATCGCCACAAGCCGGCGGTCGACGTGCTGTTCCGCTCCATGGCCGCCAGCGTCGGTGCCGCCACCATCGGCGTGCTGCTGACCGGCATGGGCGATGACGGTGCACGCGGCCTCGGTGAACTCAAAGAAATCGGCGCACCCACGCTGGTCCAGGACGAAGCCAGTTCGGTCGTCTGGGGCATGCCGGGTGCCGCCTGGAAAGCCGGTGCCGCCAGCGAGATGCTGCCGCTGGACGCCATCGCCGCGCGCTTGCTCGCGCTCGCCCAAACCCCCGTTTCCGCCGCCGCGCGCGTCGGCACCTGA
- the cheD gene encoding chemoreceptor glutamine deamidase CheD, which yields MTDAFATLPRTFVGFDPKSVLPGFEHVRRFWDPAQEVVTVKILPGEYYVSTQEEMISTVLGSCVSACVRDTKQRIGGMNHFMLPEPAGERDSWSSTVGRAARYGNDAMEQLINSILKAGGRRDDLEVKIFGGGRVLATMTDIGQRNIAFVQRYIATEKLRLCAADVGDIYPRQVQFFPVSGKVRVRQLRAAHDNNLADREKRYLKRLADDPIKGEVELF from the coding sequence ATGACAGACGCGTTCGCGACCCTGCCACGCACGTTCGTCGGCTTCGATCCAAAGAGTGTGCTGCCGGGATTCGAACACGTCCGCCGGTTCTGGGATCCCGCGCAGGAAGTGGTGACGGTCAAGATTCTGCCTGGCGAATACTACGTCAGCACGCAGGAAGAAATGATCTCCACCGTACTGGGATCGTGCGTGTCGGCCTGCGTGCGCGACACGAAACAGCGCATCGGCGGCATGAACCATTTCATGCTGCCCGAGCCCGCGGGCGAGCGTGACAGCTGGAGTTCCACCGTCGGTCGTGCCGCGCGTTACGGCAACGACGCGATGGAGCAGCTGATCAACTCGATCCTCAAAGCCGGCGGCCGTCGTGACGATCTCGAAGTGAAGATCTTCGGCGGCGGGCGTGTGCTGGCGACCATGACCGATATCGGTCAGCGCAATATCGCCTTCGTGCAGCGCTATATCGCCACCGAGAAGCTGCGCCTCTGCGCGGCCGACGTCGGCGACATCTACCCGCGTCAGGTGCAGTTCTTCCCGGTCAGCGGCAAGGTGCGTGTGCGCCAGCTGCGTGCCGCACACGACAACAATCTTGCCGATCGCGAGAAACGATACCTCAAGCGATTGGCTGACGATCCGATAAAGGGAGAGGTGGAGCTTTTCTGA
- a CDS encoding methyl-accepting chemotaxis protein: MNKFKFKMPALTVRGRLYGVLGLLGVMLIGGAAVGLGAMYFQNEGLRKVYEEELVPSEMLSQVSTRALMAFVVMGEAAAKVSEKDQVNQKLAEFQKLQDEMAKLKDDYKKMPMSPEIKKLYDRWQSSNDEYNSAKNDMLDALKQGDEGALDVMEMSVRPILMDRQAQLAKLVTAKRDEAAAIYEKQAAQYKTIRAFCIIALSLGLIVSLLIGVLVIRSILRTLSVTVNVANQIAEGKLGHDVQVTRQDELGQLQGAFRAMDERLSAIVTEVRHGSSSVSTAAQQISRGNDDLSQRTQEQASSLEETASSMEEMTSTVKQNAENASHANQLARGAREQAEKGGEVVAQTVVAMREINSSSKKISDIVSLIDEIAFQTNLLALNAAVEAARAGEQGRGFAVVATEVRNLAQRSAGAAKEIKGLINDSASKVKAGSELVDQSGKALAEIVESVKKVTDIVAEIAAASSEQSAGIDQVNHAVLQMDEMTQQNAALVEESAAAARAMHEQATELSRQVSFFQVTGTVASAPAARAPRKDATQEEMETVFAAVRSTPAAPVRPSRPAESADSGVWKEF; this comes from the coding sequence ATGAATAAGTTCAAGTTCAAGATGCCCGCCCTGACCGTCCGTGGACGCCTTTACGGTGTGCTCGGTCTTTTGGGCGTCATGCTGATCGGCGGCGCCGCCGTCGGCCTCGGTGCCATGTACTTTCAGAACGAAGGCCTGCGCAAGGTCTACGAGGAAGAACTCGTTCCGTCCGAGATGCTCAGCCAGGTGAGCACGCGCGCCCTGATGGCCTTCGTGGTCATGGGTGAAGCCGCGGCGAAGGTGTCCGAGAAGGATCAGGTCAACCAGAAGCTTGCCGAGTTCCAGAAGCTCCAGGACGAGATGGCCAAGCTGAAGGACGACTACAAAAAGATGCCGATGTCGCCGGAGATCAAGAAGCTCTACGACCGCTGGCAGTCGTCCAACGACGAGTACAACTCGGCCAAGAACGACATGCTCGACGCCCTCAAGCAGGGTGACGAGGGCGCGCTCGACGTCATGGAGATGTCCGTCCGCCCGATCCTCATGGATCGTCAGGCGCAGCTCGCCAAGCTGGTCACCGCCAAGCGCGACGAGGCCGCGGCGATCTACGAAAAGCAGGCAGCCCAGTACAAGACGATCCGTGCCTTCTGCATCATTGCGCTGTCGCTCGGCCTGATCGTCAGCCTGCTGATCGGCGTGCTGGTGATCCGCTCGATCCTCCGCACGCTGTCGGTCACCGTGAACGTCGCCAACCAGATTGCCGAAGGCAAGCTGGGTCACGACGTGCAGGTCACCCGTCAGGACGAACTCGGCCAGCTGCAGGGCGCGTTCCGCGCGATGGACGAGCGCCTCAGCGCCATCGTCACCGAAGTGCGTCACGGTTCCTCGTCGGTCAGCACCGCCGCGCAGCAGATCTCGCGCGGTAACGACGACCTCTCGCAGCGCACGCAGGAACAGGCGTCCAGCCTGGAAGAAACCGCTTCGTCGATGGAAGAAATGACCTCGACCGTCAAGCAGAACGCCGAGAACGCCAGCCACGCCAACCAGCTGGCCCGCGGTGCACGTGAGCAGGCGGAGAAGGGCGGCGAAGTCGTTGCCCAGACCGTTGTCGCCATGCGCGAGATCAACAGCTCCAGCAAGAAGATTTCCGACATCGTCAGCCTCATCGACGAAATCGCTTTCCAGACCAATCTGCTGGCGCTCAACGCCGCGGTGGAAGCCGCGCGTGCGGGTGAGCAGGGTCGCGGCTTCGCCGTGGTCGCTACCGAGGTGCGTAACCTCGCCCAGCGTTCGGCGGGTGCGGCCAAGGAGATCAAGGGCCTCATCAACGACAGCGCGAGCAAGGTCAAGGCCGGTTCCGAGCTGGTCGACCAGTCCGGTAAGGCGCTCGCCGAGATCGTCGAGAGCGTGAAGAAAGTGACCGACATCGTCGCCGAGATCGCCGCCGCCAGCTCCGAGCAGTCGGCCGGTATCGACCAGGTCAACCACGCCGTGCTGCAGATGGACGAGATGACCCAGCAGAACGCCGCACTGGTGGAAGAATCCGCCGCCGCCGCCCGTGCCATGCACGAGCAGGCGACCGAGCTGAGCCGTCAGGTGTCGTTCTTCCAGGTCACCGGTACAGTGGCTTCCGCGCCGGCCGCCAGGGCGCCGCGCAAGGACGCCACGCAGGAAGAGATGGAAACGGTGTTCGCCGCGGTGCGCAGCACGCCGGCCGCCCCCGTGCGACCGTCGCGTCCCGCCGAGTCGGCTGACTCCGGCGTGTGGAAGGAGTTCTGA
- a CDS encoding STAS domain-containing protein: protein MAKKSSKDATSAPLTLDADLRIAAAPALRDTLLAALATGGSVEIDGGAVVQVDTAALQLLAAFSRDAKAAGHPVTWTGVSDSLQRGVAVLGLNGLIELPARAGVN from the coding sequence ATGGCGAAGAAATCCTCCAAAGACGCGACCAGCGCGCCGCTCACGCTCGATGCCGACCTGCGCATCGCCGCGGCGCCTGCGCTGCGCGATACCCTGTTGGCGGCGCTCGCCACCGGCGGCTCGGTCGAGATCGACGGCGGCGCGGTGGTCCAGGTGGACACCGCCGCCCTGCAGCTGCTCGCCGCGTTTTCCCGCGACGCAAAGGCGGCGGGGCATCCGGTCACCTGGACGGGCGTCAGCGACTCCCTCCAGCGCGGCGTGGCCGTGCTGGGTCTCAACGGCTTGATTGAACTGCCGGCTCGCGCCGGCGTGAACTGA
- a CDS encoding chemotaxis protein CheA, with protein MSKVDLAQFHKAFHEESLDGLDAMEQALLALDEGAEDPELINVVFRAAHSIKGGAATFGFTDVAAFTHVAENLMDEVRSGRRPMEKAVVELLLRSGDTVRDMLSLSMAGQPAATAESQALLAELSAMVSGAPVAAPVAVKAAAPVEAIEGWDIAFRPFDYLLKTGNDPARMFRELEAMGPLSVTCDASKLPALADMDAESSYLGWTLHLAAGAKRAAVEGVFDWVDGDCELTATPRIAAAAPVAAAPVAAVAAAPAAPRAVREPAVNSESSSVRVGIEKIDTLINLVGELVITQSMLTQFNDGVDASQLEMFRQGLAQLGRHTRELQESVMSIRMLPISTVFNRFPRLVRDLAQKLDKKVVLDMRGETTELDKTVLEKIGDPLVHLVRNAIDHGLEVPAKRQAAGKGDTGTLRMEAFHRGGSIVVEVADDGAGLNREAIVAKAVSRGIIASGDHMSDDAVADLIFEAGFSTAAATTDLSGRGVGMDVVRRNVMDLGGTVSIRSVEGKGTTFTITLPLTLAIIDGLTAAVGEETYIVPLVSIVESVQVKPDAIRSVAGGGELFRFRDHWLPIVRLFDAFGCAGQRRAIDDGIVIVVEGEGSRIGLFVDELIGQQQAVVKSLEANYRRVTGISGATILADGSVALIADVAGLVRLQARRKAA; from the coding sequence ATGTCCAAAGTCGATCTGGCGCAATTCCACAAGGCGTTTCACGAAGAGAGCCTCGACGGTCTCGACGCCATGGAGCAGGCGCTCCTCGCGCTGGACGAAGGCGCCGAGGATCCGGAACTGATCAACGTCGTGTTCCGTGCCGCCCACTCGATCAAGGGCGGCGCGGCCACGTTCGGCTTCACCGATGTGGCGGCGTTTACCCACGTGGCCGAAAACCTGATGGACGAGGTCCGCAGCGGCCGCCGTCCGATGGAAAAGGCCGTCGTGGAGCTGCTGCTGCGCTCGGGCGATACCGTGCGCGACATGCTGTCGCTGTCGATGGCCGGCCAGCCGGCCGCCACGGCGGAGAGCCAGGCCCTGCTGGCGGAACTCTCGGCGATGGTCTCCGGTGCGCCTGTGGCGGCACCGGTGGCGGTCAAGGCCGCCGCGCCGGTCGAGGCGATCGAAGGCTGGGACATCGCGTTCCGTCCGTTCGATTACCTGCTCAAGACCGGTAACGATCCCGCGCGCATGTTCCGTGAGCTCGAGGCCATGGGCCCGCTCTCGGTCACCTGCGACGCGAGCAAGCTTCCCGCGCTGGCCGATATGGACGCCGAGTCGTCCTACCTCGGCTGGACACTCCATCTCGCCGCCGGTGCCAAACGTGCCGCCGTCGAAGGTGTATTCGACTGGGTCGATGGCGATTGCGAGCTGACGGCGACGCCGCGCATCGCCGCGGCCGCGCCGGTCGCCGCCGCACCGGTTGCCGCCGTGGCCGCGGCCCCGGCCGCCCCCCGTGCCGTGCGCGAGCCCGCCGTCAACAGCGAGTCGAGCTCGGTTCGCGTCGGCATCGAAAAGATCGACACCCTGATCAATCTCGTCGGCGAACTGGTCATCACGCAGTCGATGCTGACCCAGTTCAACGACGGTGTGGACGCCTCGCAGCTGGAAATGTTCCGCCAGGGGCTGGCCCAGCTGGGTCGCCATACGCGCGAACTGCAGGAAAGCGTCATGAGCATCCGCATGCTGCCGATCAGCACGGTGTTCAACCGCTTCCCGCGTCTGGTCCGCGACCTCGCGCAGAAGCTCGACAAGAAAGTCGTGCTCGACATGCGCGGCGAAACCACCGAACTCGACAAGACGGTGCTGGAGAAGATCGGCGACCCGCTGGTGCATCTGGTCCGCAACGCGATCGACCATGGCCTCGAAGTACCGGCTAAACGCCAGGCCGCTGGTAAGGGCGATACGGGCACGCTGCGCATGGAAGCCTTCCACCGCGGCGGTTCCATCGTGGTCGAAGTGGCCGATGACGGCGCGGGTCTGAATCGCGAGGCCATCGTCGCCAAGGCGGTCTCGCGCGGCATCATCGCCTCGGGCGATCACATGTCCGACGACGCCGTGGCCGACCTCATCTTCGAAGCGGGCTTCTCCACCGCCGCCGCCACGACCGACCTCTCGGGCCGCGGCGTGGGCATGGACGTGGTCCGTCGCAACGTCATGGACCTGGGCGGTACGGTCAGTATCCGCAGCGTCGAGGGCAAAGGCACCACCTTCACCATCACCTTGCCGCTGACGCTGGCGATCATCGACGGCCTGACGGCCGCGGTGGGTGAAGAAACCTACATCGTGCCGCTGGTTTCCATCGTCGAATCCGTGCAGGTGAAGCCGGATGCGATTCGCAGCGTGGCGGGCGGCGGCGAGCTGTTCCGCTTCCGCGATCACTGGCTGCCCATCGTGCGGCTGTTCGACGCGTTCGGCTGCGCCGGTCAGCGCCGTGCCATCGACGACGGTATCGTCATCGTGGTGGAAGGCGAGGGCAGTCGCATCGGTCTGTTCGTCGACGAACTCATCGGCCAGCAGCAGGCGGTGGTGAAGTCGCTGGAAGCCAACTATCGCCGGGTCACCGGTATCTCCGGCGCGACGATCCTGGCTGACGGCTCCGTCGCGCTGATCGCCGACGTCGCCGGGCTGGTGCGTCTGCAGGCGCGTCGCAAGGCGGCCTGA